One window from the genome of Immundisolibacter sp. encodes:
- a CDS encoding ParA family protein has translation MQVVSIISTKGGVGKTTTAANLGGFIADAGLRVLLLDLDVQPTLSSYFTLDVRAPGGIYEMLAFNERRIEQLVSRTAIAGLDLVLSNDDRGELNTLLLHAPDGRLRLRHLLPVFRTHYDLLLIDTQGARSVLLEMAVLASDLALSPVTPEILAARELRRGTLQLIEDIAPYRHLGIEPPPLRLLINRVHPVSSNARLVQQALRQVFQEQPGVQVLGTDVPAIEAYPRAATRGLPVHRLECRRPAGRLAPAALDTMRTLAGELFPAWRERFAWVTGRVDARGAGRGERA, from the coding sequence ATGCAAGTGGTGTCCATCATTTCGACCAAGGGCGGCGTGGGCAAGACCACGACGGCGGCCAACCTGGGCGGCTTCATCGCCGATGCCGGGCTGCGCGTGCTGCTGCTGGACCTGGACGTGCAGCCCACGCTGTCGAGCTACTTCACGCTGGACGTGCGCGCGCCCGGCGGCATCTACGAGATGCTGGCCTTCAACGAGCGGCGCATCGAGCAACTGGTGTCGCGCACCGCGATCGCGGGCCTGGACCTGGTGCTCTCCAACGACGACCGCGGCGAACTGAACACGCTGCTGCTGCACGCACCGGATGGGCGCCTGCGGCTGCGCCACCTGCTGCCCGTCTTTCGCACGCACTACGACTTGCTGCTGATCGACACCCAGGGCGCGCGCAGCGTGCTGCTGGAGATGGCGGTGCTGGCGTCCGACCTGGCACTGTCGCCGGTGACGCCGGAAATCCTCGCGGCGCGCGAGCTGCGCCGCGGCACCCTGCAACTGATCGAGGACATCGCGCCGTATCGGCACCTGGGCATCGAGCCGCCGCCGCTGCGCCTGCTCATCAACCGTGTGCATCCGGTGTCGTCGAACGCGCGGCTGGTCCAGCAGGCGCTGCGACAGGTGTTCCAGGAACAGCCCGGCGTGCAGGTGCTGGGCACCGACGTGCCGGCCATCGAAGCCTATCCGCGCGCCGCGACACGAGGCTTGCCGGTGCATCGGCTGGAGTGCCGGCGGCCGGCCGGGCGCTTGGCGCCCGCGGCGCTGGACACCATGCGCACGCTGGCCGGCGAGCTGTTCCCCGCGTGGCGGGAGCGCTTCGCGTGGGTCACCGGCCGGGTCGACGCGCGAGGGGCCGGCCGTGGCGAGCGCGCATGA